TAATATCTGCTTTAATATATCTAAGTTTTTAAAAAAATGTAAATGTGGATACCCTGCTATAAGATTTTTATTTTTATAACCACATAACCACTCTCTACCATCACTTTTTCTAAGTTTAAATACTCTTTCATCACTACCTATTTCATCTATAGTCGAATAATGAAATTCATGGGCTTTTCCATTTAACTCACCAAAAGCTACATCTACGTATCCAAATCTACTGATAAAAAGTCTTCCAGTCATCTTTACACTACAGTCAATTAATTGTGCCATAGAATAACTTTTTTGCTCCAAGGTTTTTATTCCTTGGCTAAGATACATAAATCCTCCACACTCTCCATAAATATGTCCTCCAGACTCATGAAACTCTTTTAAAGAGTTTAGAAAATCCTTATTATTCGATAAATCTTCTAAATAATTTTCTGGATATCCTCCACCAAAATATAATAAATCAACCTCAGGTATTTTTTTATCTTTTATAGGTGAAAACTCTATAAGTTCTATTCCCATTCTTTGTAAAAGCTCTAAATTATCCTCGTAATAAAATGAAAATGCTTTATCTTTAGCTACTCCTACTTTTAATCCTACATATAGATTCTCTATATTTTTAAAAATATCTATATTTTTTTCTGATTTTTCTAGATTAGCTATTTCTTCTATCTTTTTTAAATCGATAGTTTTTTTTATCTCTTCCTTTAAAATCGCTTTTTTTTCTTTTAAATCCTCAACTTCATCTGCTTGAAGTAATCCTAAATGCCTACTACTGATTCCTAAGTTTTCATCTTTTTTTAAATATCCTAAACACGGTATTCCTGTATAGTTTTCTATAGCATCTTTTAACATTTCATAGAGTTTTTCACTATTTACTTTATTTATTATAACTCCAGCTATATTAACTCTTGAATCTAAATTTTTATATCCTAAAACTTCTGCTGCGATACTTGTACTTTTTCCTGCCGCATCTACTACTAATATAACTGGTAAGTTTAAAACTCTAGATAAATGAGCTGTACTATAATTATCTAAAGAATTTCCTAATCCATCATAAAGACCCATAACACCTTCAACAATAGATATTTCTTTACTATGCTTTTCAAAACTATACTTTACTCCCTCTTCTCCCATTAAAAACAGATCTAAATTATAACTTTTATTTCCCGTTATAAATTTATGAAAACTAGGATCTATATAATCAGGTCCTACTTTAAATGGAGCCACATCTTCAAAAGTAGCCATTAGCCCCATAGATACTGTAGTTTTTCCTATTCCACTTCTTGTTCCTGCTAAAACAAAGCCTTTCATTATTTCAGCACTCTCCTTAAAGCCTCTAAAACTTGCTCATTTTTCTTTCTATCTTTTATTGCTAATCTTATATAACTTTCATCTAAAAACATAAAGTTTGAAGCATCTCTTACTAAAACGCCATTCTCTATCATTTTTTTTCTGAAACTTTTAGCATTATCGTTTAATAACTTTACTAATATAAAGTTAGTTTCTGTTGGAGTTACTTCTATATTATCTATTTTACATAACTCTTCATAAAACCATAACTTTTCTTTTTTTATCCAATTTTCTGTTTCATGTATATACAAAGTATCTAAAAGCATAGTTTTACCTGCTATTTCAGCTACTCCATTAACACTCCAAGGTTCTCTAATATTTTTTATTTCGTCTAATATTGATTCGTCATAAGTTAATCCATATCCTAACCTAACCCCTGGAAGTGCAAAAAACTTAGTTAGAGCTCTTAAAATGAATACATTTTTATGTTTTAACAAAAATGCAGTTTTATCTTTCCAATTATCAACAAACTCTATAAAAGCTTCATCTATAAATAATTTTTTATTTTTTCTTTCTAAAAAATCAGCTAGTTTTTTTATTTTTTCAAGATTCTGAAATTTTCCTGTTGGATTATTTGGATTACACATAACGACAACATCTTCATCTGTTATAAAGTCTAATAACATATTTTCATTTAAAGAAAAATCTTTGCTCAACGGAAAAAATTTAACATCTCTTCCTGCAGCTCTAGCAGCTCTTTCATACTCTGCGAAGGTTGGTGCAATTATTAAAACCTTTTTAGCTTTTACTGCCTTCATATATAGAAAT
The nucleotide sequence above comes from Cetobacterium somerae ATCC BAA-474. Encoded proteins:
- a CDS encoding cobyrinate a,c-diamide synthase, whose amino-acid sequence is MKGFVLAGTRSGIGKTTVSMGLMATFEDVAPFKVGPDYIDPSFHKFITGNKSYNLDLFLMGEEGVKYSFEKHSKEISIVEGVMGLYDGLGNSLDNYSTAHLSRVLNLPVILVVDAAGKSTSIAAEVLGYKNLDSRVNIAGVIINKVNSEKLYEMLKDAIENYTGIPCLGYLKKDENLGISSRHLGLLQADEVEDLKEKKAILKEEIKKTIDLKKIEEIANLEKSEKNIDIFKNIENLYVGLKVGVAKDKAFSFYYEDNLELLQRMGIELIEFSPIKDKKIPEVDLLYFGGGYPENYLEDLSNNKDFLNSLKEFHESGGHIYGECGGFMYLSQGIKTLEQKSYSMAQLIDCSVKMTGRLFISRFGYVDVAFGELNGKAHEFHYSTIDEIGSDERVFKLRKSDGREWLCGYKNKNLIAGYPHLHFFKNLDILKQILEGAKKCHI
- the cobD gene encoding threonine-phosphate decarboxylase CobD, with the translated sequence MDLHGGNIYKLKRDNGIEVLDYSSNINPLGVPSSFKKAVIENFETLEKYPDIDYVELRTAIGNYNNCHIDNVVVGNGATEVLFLYMKAVKAKKVLIIAPTFAEYERAARAAGRDVKFFPLSKDFSLNENMLLDFITDEDVVVMCNPNNPTGKFQNLEKIKKLADFLERKNKKLFIDEAFIEFVDNWKDKTAFLLKHKNVFILRALTKFFALPGVRLGYGLTYDESILDEIKNIREPWSVNGVAEIAGKTMLLDTLYIHETENWIKKEKLWFYEELCKIDNIEVTPTETNFILVKLLNDNAKSFRKKMIENGVLVRDASNFMFLDESYIRLAIKDRKKNEQVLEALRRVLK